A single Scleropages formosus chromosome 4, fSclFor1.1, whole genome shotgun sequence DNA region contains:
- the LOC108932842 gene encoding uncharacterized protein LOC108932842, with the protein MNGHVLSRRALYTRHFESNFTGRWMSAHSSCGYTITLMAYSSKAPAHVLVLLKNLNFQRATGQFCDCVIRLQLNPEKLYLAHRNILAASSPVLASLLSSQGTLLDLQFPGLTHETLELLLEFIYTGSLPPPGLEDSVHSAAACLEMEELLDALDCRRTNSSESPKHMEADENASYLESFVEAQVTGRNNKTASHCQASEWRRQSCEVVPVIRHAGDPSHNYDGCNTRRKRTGGCGKETPRFGLSAQHDGLSDATGQESVLHGTKHLKYCSVIRDTVNDKFLDTLDETPHPHAAMKEDVKTEVHIKGKSVIVNTMHSETANVCVYTVHTKAECSPLTQSNTSTEISSLRNSIDQEGTSDQEAVDTSSHSDKTSDVNSQHTLENGHLAVISQLDSKICNVTSPMLHTATVAQKILGNADGQTAVENKYNCFVEDCELSSDFSWGLEKKSSDCRQTCVQQCPKRSITPNPHPWIITANSCTENHVVSQKITKPVTFTESQHGTQRDTGLNIPDSDREKEYFFSQEKNEMLDYKGQVTYHYLHSRQREEMSNLEDEGHDGAMANVDDHAREDSRISPKHPAMDSSEIMETTEGSSNCSSAQISSIGLVGAQQYRCAVCERDFSQRGSLNRHLRSHLGVRPYSCPRCPMTFSRQYRVLEHLRVHQRSCHGFQRTGPT; encoded by the exons ATGAACGGGCACGTACTGTCCCGCCGCGCGCTATATACCCGACACTTCGAGTCCAATTTCACTGGTCGCTGGATGAGTGCGCACAGCTCCTGTGGATACACAATTACG CTGATGGCTTATTCCTCTAAAGCCCCTGCACATGTACTGGTCCTGCTGAAGAACCTCAACTTTCAGAGGGCGACGGGCCAATTTTGTGACTGTGTGATCCGACTGCAGCTGAACCCTGAAAAACTGTATTTGGCTCACAGAAACATCCTGGCCGCTTCAAGCCCGGTCCTGGCCTCTCTCCTGTCCAGTCAAGGGACACTGCTGGATTTACAATTTCCAGGCCTAACACATGAAACACTGGAGCTACTGCTGGAGTTTATCTACACAGGTAGCCTGCCCCCACCTGGCCTGGAAGACTCGGTGCACTCTGCTGCTGCCTGCTTAGAAATGGAGGAACTGCTGGATGCTCTTGACTGCAGGCGGACTAATTCATCTGAGTCACCTAAACACATGGAAGCgg ATGAAAATGCATCATATCTAGAAAGTTTTGTCGAGGCCCAGGTGACAGGAAGGAACAACAAAACTGCATCTCACTGCCAGGCGTCAGAATGGAGGAGGCAAAGTTGTGAGGTTGTTCCTGTGATACGCCACGCAGGTGACCCGAGTCACAACTATGATGGCTGCAACACCAGGAGAAAGAGGACAGGGGGCTGTGGAAAGGAGACCCCTCGATTTGGACTTTCAGCACAGCATGATGGATTATCAGATGCCACAGGGCAGGAGTCAGTTTTGCATGGGACAAAACATCTCAAATATTGTTCTGTCATCAGAGACACTGTAAACGACAAATTTCTAGACACTCTGGATGAAACACCGCATCCACACGCTGCTATGAAGGAAGATGTGAAAACAGAAGTGCATATCAAAGGAAAAAGTGTCATCGTGAACACTATGCATTCAGAAACtgccaatgtgtgtgtctatacagTCCACACTAAAGCTGAATGCTCTCCTCTGACGCAGAGTAATACTTCCACTGAAATTAGTTCATTAAGGAACTCCATTGACCAAGAAGGGACATCTGATCAAGAGGCTGTGGATACTTCTTCACACTCAGATAAAACTTCTGATGTTAACAGTCAGCACACGCTTGAGAATGGACATTTGGCAGTCATCAGTCAACTTGATAGCAAAATCTGCAATGTAACATCTCCCATGCTCCACACAGCTACCGTTGCCCAAAAAATACTTGGCAATGCTGATGGGCAAACAGCTGTGGAAAACAAGTATAACTGTTTTGTAGAAGACTGTGAATTGTCTTCAGACTTCTCTTGgggtctggaaaaaaaaagcagtgattgCAGACAGACATGTGTGCAACAATGTCCAAAGAGATCCATTACCCCAAATCCGCACCCATGGATTATAACGGCCAACTCTTGCACAGAAAACCATGTGGTTTCACAAAAGATTACAAAGCCAGTAACATTCACAGAGAGCCAACATGGCACCCAGAGAGACACTGGTCTGAACATACCAGATAGCGATAgagaaaaagaatattttttcagccaagagaaaaatgaaatgttagaCTACAAGGGCCAGGTAACCTATCATTACCTTCATAGCCGGCAACGGGAAGAAATGAGCAACTTGGAAGATGAAGGCCATGATGGTGCTATGGCGAACGTAGATGACCATGCCAGAGAGGATTCCCGCATTTCACCCAAGCACCCAGCTATGGATTCCAGTGAGATTATGGAAACCACAGAAGGCTCCAGCAACTGTTCCAGTGCTCAGATCAGTTCCATCGGCCTTGTGGGTGCCCAACAGTACagatgtgcagtgtgtgagagGGATTTCAGCCAGCGAGGCTCCCTCAACCGGCACCTGCGCTCTCACCTCGGGGTAAGGCCATACTCCTGCCCCCGGTGCCCCATGACCTTCTCCCGACAATACCGTGTCCTGGAGCATCTGCGGGTGCACCAGAGGAGCTGCCATGGGTTCCAGAGGACTGGGCCCACGTGA